The Cellulomonas sp. S1-8 genome has a window encoding:
- a CDS encoding ABC transporter ATP-binding protein yields the protein MATVSFDHATRIYPGTERPAVDALNLHVEDGEFLVLVGPSGCGKSTSLRMLAGLEDVNAGRILIGDRDVTDVQPKDRDIAMVFQNYALYPHMTVADNMGFALKIAGTPKAEIRQRVEEAAKILDLQQYLDRKPKALSGGQRQRVAMGRAIVRQPQVFLMDEPLSNLDAKLRVQTRTQIASLQRRLGVTTVYVTHDQTEALTMGDRIAVLKDGILQQVGTPRDMYDTPANVFVAGFIGSPAMNIGTFPVLEGSASVGQSRLALPREAITRLTEDDKGHITVGFRPESLDVVPQGTPDAFPVVVNIVEELGSDAFVYAGLTNDFGQAAQVHSGAGDAQIIVRVDPRQVPPKGATIYVRIRPESQHLFHAGSGERIG from the coding sequence ATGGCTACGGTCAGCTTCGACCACGCGACCCGCATCTACCCGGGGACCGAGCGTCCCGCGGTGGACGCCCTCAACCTCCACGTCGAGGACGGCGAGTTCCTCGTCCTCGTCGGCCCCTCGGGCTGCGGCAAGTCGACCTCCCTGCGCATGCTCGCGGGTCTCGAGGACGTCAACGCCGGGCGCATCCTCATCGGTGACCGCGACGTCACCGACGTGCAGCCCAAGGACCGCGACATCGCGATGGTCTTCCAGAACTACGCGCTGTACCCGCACATGACGGTCGCCGACAACATGGGCTTCGCGCTCAAGATCGCCGGCACCCCGAAGGCGGAGATCCGCCAGCGCGTCGAGGAGGCTGCCAAGATCCTCGACCTGCAGCAGTACCTCGACCGCAAGCCGAAGGCCCTCTCCGGTGGCCAGCGTCAGCGTGTCGCCATGGGCCGCGCCATCGTGCGTCAGCCCCAGGTGTTCCTCATGGACGAGCCGCTGTCGAACCTCGACGCCAAGCTCCGCGTCCAGACGCGCACGCAGATCGCGTCGCTGCAGCGTCGTCTCGGCGTCACGACGGTCTACGTCACGCACGACCAGACCGAGGCCCTGACCATGGGTGACCGCATCGCGGTCCTCAAGGACGGGATCCTGCAGCAGGTCGGCACGCCGCGTGACATGTACGACACCCCGGCCAACGTCTTCGTCGCCGGCTTCATCGGCTCCCCGGCCATGAACATCGGCACGTTCCCGGTGCTCGAGGGCTCCGCGTCGGTCGGGCAGTCGCGTCTCGCGCTGCCCCGCGAGGCGATCACCCGCCTCACCGAGGACGACAAGGGCCACATCACCGTCGGGTTCCGTCCCGAGTCGCTCGACGTCGTCCCGCAGGGCACGCCGGACGCGTTCCCGGTCGTCGTCAACATCGTCGAGGAGCTCGGCTCGGACGCGTTCGTCTACGCCGGGCTGACGAACGACTTCGGCCAGGCCGCCCAGGTGCACTCCGGCGCCGGCGACGCGCAGATCATCGTGCGCGTCGACCCGCGTCAGGTCCCGCCGAAGGGTGCGACGATCTACGTCCGCATCCGTCCCGAGTCGCAGCACCTGTTCCACGCCGGCTCCGGCGAGCGCATCGGCTGA
- a CDS encoding TetR/AcrR family transcriptional regulator, whose translation MTDGRRDRLNRGRVLQAAVALADREGADAVSMRSLADHLGVVPMALYKHVAGKEDLLDGMVDQVVAEIDPPTPGVPWRPAVRARVLSAREAMLRHPWARRVLETRRTQTPAVLDHLDSTIGILRGGGFSDSLTHHVMHAFGSRVWGFTQELFADAPTAPPPPEAMAALAARYPHIAATMLAASHDAGTVVGAGCDDQQEFEFALDLALDGFERLRAQGWTPPPR comes from the coding sequence ATGACGGACGGACGACGGGACCGGCTCAACCGCGGACGGGTGCTGCAGGCCGCGGTCGCGCTCGCCGACCGCGAGGGCGCCGACGCCGTGAGCATGCGGTCGCTCGCCGACCACCTCGGCGTCGTCCCGATGGCGCTCTACAAGCACGTCGCGGGCAAGGAGGACCTGCTCGACGGCATGGTCGACCAGGTCGTCGCCGAGATCGACCCGCCGACGCCCGGCGTGCCGTGGCGCCCGGCCGTCCGCGCCCGGGTCCTGTCCGCGCGCGAGGCGATGCTGCGCCACCCGTGGGCCCGCCGCGTGCTCGAGACCCGCAGGACGCAGACCCCCGCCGTGCTCGACCACCTCGACTCCACGATCGGCATCCTGCGCGGCGGCGGCTTCTCCGACTCCCTCACGCACCACGTCATGCACGCCTTCGGCAGCCGCGTGTGGGGGTTCACCCAGGAGCTCTTCGCCGACGCCCCCACCGCACCGCCGCCCCCCGAGGCCATGGCCGCGCTCGCCGCCCGCTACCCCCACATCGCGGCGACGATGCTCGCGGCGTCCCACGACGCCGGGACGGTCGTCGGCGCGGGGTGCGACGACCAGCAGGAGTTCGAGTTCGCGCTCGACCTCGCGCTCGACGGCTTCGAACGGCTGCGTGCGCAGGGCTGGACCCCGCCCCCGCGCTGA
- the cysS gene encoding cysteine--tRNA ligase encodes MTLRLFDTGAQSVRDFLPLVEGEVGIYLCGATVQAPPHVGHVRSAVAFDVLVRWLRRNGARVTLVRNVTDIDDKILAKATAADRAWWAWALSNERAFTAAYDALGVLPPDYEPRATGHVPAMLELMGRLVERGHAYAAGPGDVYFDVRSWSQYGSLTNQRVDDMMDVPEDAGSGKRDPHDFALWKAPRPGEPATASWDTPYGRGRPGWHLECSAMAHRYLGEEFDIHGGGLDLRFPHHENEQAQSRAAGYGFARYWLHNGWVTQGGAKMSKSLGNGLLVTTVLEKAPAVVVRYALTAVQYRSMLEWTDDTLTEAEATWERLAGFVQRAAERVGPATDDEVARAALPAGFAAALDDDLNVPAALAVVHETLRAGNSALAADDDAEARAAMVALRGMLDVLGLDPGSPQWSAAAGDGRTALALDALVRAELDARAAARSARDWATADAIRDRLTAAGVVVEDSSTGARWTLAAPATHLSEDN; translated from the coding sequence GTGACCCTGCGGCTGTTCGACACCGGTGCCCAGTCGGTGCGCGACTTCCTCCCTCTCGTCGAGGGGGAGGTCGGCATCTACCTGTGCGGGGCGACCGTCCAGGCGCCACCGCACGTGGGCCACGTCCGCTCCGCCGTGGCGTTCGACGTGCTGGTCCGCTGGCTGCGCCGCAACGGCGCGCGCGTCACGCTCGTGCGCAACGTCACCGACATCGACGACAAGATCCTCGCGAAGGCCACCGCCGCGGACCGCGCGTGGTGGGCGTGGGCGCTGAGCAACGAGCGCGCCTTCACGGCCGCGTACGACGCGCTGGGCGTGCTGCCCCCCGACTACGAGCCGCGCGCCACCGGGCACGTCCCCGCGATGCTCGAGCTCATGGGCCGGCTCGTGGAGCGCGGCCACGCGTACGCCGCGGGTCCCGGGGACGTGTACTTCGACGTCCGCTCGTGGTCGCAGTACGGGTCGCTCACCAACCAGCGGGTCGACGACATGATGGACGTCCCCGAGGACGCGGGGTCGGGCAAGCGCGACCCGCACGACTTCGCGCTCTGGAAGGCGCCGCGGCCCGGCGAGCCCGCGACGGCGTCGTGGGACACCCCGTACGGACGCGGTCGCCCCGGCTGGCACCTCGAGTGCTCGGCGATGGCGCACCGGTACCTGGGCGAGGAGTTCGACATCCACGGCGGTGGCCTCGACCTGCGCTTCCCGCACCACGAGAACGAGCAGGCGCAGTCGCGCGCGGCGGGCTACGGGTTCGCGCGGTACTGGCTGCACAACGGCTGGGTCACGCAGGGCGGCGCCAAGATGAGCAAGTCGCTCGGCAACGGGCTGCTCGTCACCACGGTCCTCGAGAAGGCGCCGGCGGTCGTCGTGCGGTACGCCCTGACCGCCGTGCAGTACCGCTCGATGCTCGAGTGGACCGACGACACCCTCACCGAGGCCGAGGCCACGTGGGAGCGGCTCGCCGGCTTCGTGCAGCGCGCCGCCGAGCGCGTCGGCCCCGCGACGGACGACGAGGTCGCCCGTGCCGCGCTGCCCGCGGGGTTCGCGGCCGCGCTCGACGACGACCTCAACGTGCCCGCGGCGCTCGCCGTGGTCCACGAGACCCTGCGCGCCGGCAACAGCGCGCTCGCGGCCGACGACGACGCCGAGGCCCGCGCCGCGATGGTCGCGCTGCGCGGCATGCTCGACGTGCTGGGGCTCGACCCCGGCTCCCCGCAGTGGAGCGCCGCGGCCGGCGACGGGCGCACGGCGCTCGCCCTCGACGCGCTCGTGCGTGCCGAGCTCGACGCCCGCGCTGCCGCACGCTCCGCCCGTGACTGGGCCACCGCCGACGCGATCCGCGACCGGCTCACCGCTGCGGGCGTCGTCGTGGAGGACTCCTCGACGGGCGCGCGCTGGACGCTCGCCGCGCCCGCTACCCACCTCTCGGAGGACAACTGA
- a CDS encoding DUF4032 domain-containing protein — protein MSGTAQRLQITAANPDPALLDLPWHIPLEQWPDEMLAALPRGISRHVVRFARMSGRVIAIKEIGETVAYREYELLRQLRKIDVPSVEPVGVITGRRDPDGEPLEAVLITQHLQFSLPYRALFSQSLRPDTATRLIDALAVLLVRLHLAGFYWGDVSLSNTLFRRDAETFAAYLVDAETGDLHDVLSPGQRSYDLEVARVNIIGELMDLQAGDFLDEDEDAVAIGEALVVRYEELWRALTETESFGFGERWRVQARIDRLNDLGFDVGELDILTDLDGTSVRIQPKVVDAGHHSRRLMRLTGLDVQENQARRLLNDLDEFRAATDRQAEDEAFVAHDWVTEVFEPAFRSVPRDLRGKLEPAQIYHELLDHRWYLSQQQHRDVPMPEVVTSYVKNILPTRPDEHSVLGTRAEDLRDGETGTLPRIDDDLDPDQLIG, from the coding sequence ATGAGCGGTACGGCGCAGCGCCTGCAGATCACGGCAGCGAACCCGGACCCCGCCCTCCTCGACCTGCCGTGGCACATCCCGCTGGAGCAGTGGCCCGACGAGATGCTGGCCGCGCTCCCCCGGGGCATCTCCCGGCACGTCGTGCGGTTCGCGCGGATGTCGGGGCGTGTCATCGCGATCAAGGAGATCGGGGAGACGGTCGCGTACCGCGAGTACGAGCTGCTCCGCCAGCTCCGCAAGATCGACGTCCCGAGCGTGGAGCCCGTCGGCGTCATCACCGGCCGGCGCGACCCCGACGGCGAGCCGCTCGAGGCGGTCCTCATCACGCAGCACCTGCAGTTCTCGCTGCCGTACCGCGCGCTGTTCAGCCAGTCGCTGCGTCCGGACACCGCGACCCGCCTCATCGACGCGCTCGCGGTCCTGCTCGTCCGGCTGCACCTCGCGGGGTTCTACTGGGGTGACGTGTCGCTGTCGAACACGCTGTTCCGGCGCGACGCCGAGACGTTCGCTGCGTACCTCGTCGACGCCGAGACGGGCGACCTGCACGACGTCCTGAGCCCCGGGCAGCGCAGCTACGACCTCGAGGTCGCGCGCGTCAACATCATCGGCGAGCTCATGGACCTGCAGGCCGGGGACTTCCTCGACGAGGACGAGGACGCCGTCGCGATCGGCGAGGCCCTCGTCGTGCGGTACGAGGAGCTGTGGCGTGCGCTGACCGAGACCGAGTCGTTCGGGTTCGGGGAGCGCTGGCGCGTGCAGGCGCGCATCGACCGGCTCAACGACCTGGGGTTCGACGTCGGCGAGCTCGACATCCTCACCGACCTCGACGGCACCTCGGTGCGCATCCAGCCCAAGGTCGTCGACGCCGGGCACCACTCCCGTCGCCTCATGCGGCTCACGGGCCTCGACGTGCAGGAGAACCAGGCGCGTCGGCTGCTCAACGACCTCGACGAGTTCCGCGCCGCGACCGACCGGCAGGCCGAGGACGAGGCCTTCGTCGCGCACGACTGGGTCACCGAGGTGTTCGAGCCGGCGTTCCGCAGCGTCCCGCGTGACCTGCGCGGCAAGCTCGAGCCCGCGCAGATCTACCACGAGCTGCTGGACCACCGCTGGTACCTCTCGCAGCAGCAGCACCGCGACGTCCCGATGCCCGAGGTCGTCACCAGCTACGTGAAGAACATCCTGCCGACCCGCCCGGATGAGCACTCCGTGCTCGGCACCCGCGCCGAGGACCTGCGCGACGGTGAGACGGGCACGCTGCCCCGCATCGACGACGACCTCGACCCGGACCAGCTCATCGGCTGA
- the rlmB gene encoding 23S rRNA (guanosine(2251)-2'-O)-methyltransferase RlmB: MAGNSERRGATRKAGSKKGARVGTGGHSRRALEGRGPTPKAEDRPYHVAAKRKAAAEKAGEAAGSSGRPSARAARGASGKRGGKTSSTHEIVSGRNSVLEALRAGIPVATVYLASRLEADDRTREIISTAADAGYPLLEVGRAEIDRLTDGSVHQGVAIQVPPYEYLDPEDLLDRAAASQTPPLVVALDGITDPRNLGAVLRSAGAFGAHGVLVPERRAAGVTASAWKVSAGAAARVPVARATNLTRALQEYRRAGVFVVGLDAGGDVSLGELPFAADPLVLVVGSEGKGLSRLVREECDAIVSIPITGGVESLNAGVAAGIALYEVARQRTE, translated from the coding sequence ATGGCCGGCAACTCTGAACGCCGCGGCGCGACCCGCAAGGCCGGATCGAAGAAGGGCGCCCGCGTCGGGACCGGTGGCCACAGCCGCCGCGCGCTGGAGGGCCGGGGACCGACGCCCAAGGCCGAGGACCGGCCGTACCACGTCGCCGCCAAGCGCAAGGCCGCTGCGGAGAAGGCGGGCGAGGCGGCGGGGAGCTCGGGACGTCCGTCGGCGCGCGCCGCGCGGGGTGCGTCGGGCAAGCGCGGCGGCAAGACCAGCTCGACCCACGAGATCGTCTCGGGCCGCAACTCGGTCCTCGAGGCGCTGCGCGCAGGCATCCCCGTGGCGACCGTGTACCTCGCGTCGCGCCTCGAGGCGGACGACCGCACACGGGAGATCATCTCGACAGCCGCCGACGCGGGGTACCCGCTGCTCGAGGTCGGCCGCGCCGAGATCGACCGGCTCACCGACGGCTCCGTGCACCAGGGCGTCGCCATCCAGGTGCCGCCGTACGAGTACCTCGACCCGGAGGACCTGCTCGACAGGGCCGCCGCCTCGCAGACGCCGCCGCTGGTCGTCGCGCTCGACGGCATCACCGACCCGCGCAACCTGGGCGCCGTGCTGCGGTCCGCCGGGGCGTTCGGGGCGCACGGCGTCCTGGTGCCGGAGCGGCGGGCGGCCGGGGTGACCGCCTCGGCGTGGAAGGTCTCCGCGGGCGCCGCGGCCCGTGTGCCGGTCGCACGCGCGACCAACCTCACGCGCGCGCTGCAGGAGTACCGCCGGGCCGGGGTGTTCGTCGTCGGGCTCGACGCGGGCGGCGACGTGTCCCTGGGTGAGCTGCCCTTCGCGGCGGACCCGCTCGTCCTGGTCGTCGGCTCGGAGGGCAAGGGGCTGTCGCGGCTGGTGCGCGAGGAGTGCGACGCGATCGTCTCGATCCCCATCACGGGCGGCGTCGAGTCGCTCAACGCCGGCGTCGCGGCCGGCATCGCCCTGTACGAGGTGGCACGCCAGCGCACCGAGTGA
- the otsB gene encoding trehalose-phosphatase, producing the protein MNAGTDTRVPADLRERLTALGADRTARPVLVALDFDGTLAPLQDDPSASRILPAGVEVLAELSALDGVALALVSGRAMADLHALADVPAGTYLVGSHGAERARVTQFGLDRDVVELTHEQADRLAALGARAAAVARGRDGVWVETKPTAVVVHTRLAEPEVAAPAEAQALALGTELGVGTLHGKDVVELTVLPADKGTALQALRHELGAPVVLYAGDDVTDEHAFAALDPDDVTLKVGPGDTVARFRVADPEAGVAALVVLRDALV; encoded by the coding sequence TGCGCGAGCGCCTCACCGCGCTGGGCGCCGACCGCACCGCGCGTCCGGTGCTCGTCGCGCTGGACTTCGACGGCACGCTCGCACCCCTGCAGGACGACCCGTCCGCGTCGCGCATCCTGCCCGCGGGCGTCGAGGTGCTGGCGGAGCTCTCGGCCCTCGACGGCGTCGCGCTGGCCCTGGTCTCGGGCCGCGCGATGGCCGACCTGCACGCGCTCGCCGACGTGCCCGCGGGCACGTACCTCGTCGGCAGCCACGGCGCCGAGCGCGCCCGGGTCACGCAGTTCGGGCTGGACCGCGACGTCGTCGAGCTGACGCACGAGCAGGCCGACCGCCTCGCGGCGCTCGGGGCCCGCGCGGCGGCGGTGGCGCGCGGCCGCGACGGCGTGTGGGTCGAGACGAAGCCGACCGCGGTGGTCGTGCACACGCGGCTCGCGGAGCCCGAGGTCGCCGCGCCGGCCGAGGCGCAGGCGCTCGCGCTCGGCACCGAGCTGGGCGTGGGCACGCTGCACGGCAAGGACGTGGTCGAGCTGACGGTGCTGCCGGCCGACAAGGGGACGGCGCTGCAGGCGCTGCGCCACGAGCTCGGTGCGCCCGTCGTGCTGTACGCAGGCGACGACGTGACCGACGAGCACGCGTTCGCGGCCCTCGACCCGGACGACGTGACGCTGAAGGTCGGTCCGGGCGACACGGTCGCCCGGTTCCGCGTGGCCGACCCCGAGGCGGGGGTCGCGGCGCTCGTCGTGCTGCGGGACGCGCTGGTCTGA
- a CDS encoding DUF4386 domain-containing protein → MTSPRHTARAARLAGALYLLTFASSIPALLLLGPVLDDPRYVLGPGADTRVLLGTLLDVVNAVACIATAVVLLPLLRHRGEARAVGFLAARLTEAAIILVGVVALLAVVTLRQQVGAGDLPADPATATVAGALVAVRDWTFLLGPGLVSAVNAALLGSLLLRSGLVPRLIPVLALVGAPLQVVSVVLTVLGLNHQLSTLSAVAVAPIFLWELSLGLRLVTRGFDAPRHPGGGRAEAPAAQPAVT, encoded by the coding sequence ATGACGTCCCCCCGTCACACCGCCCGAGCCGCCCGTCTCGCCGGCGCGCTCTACCTGCTCACGTTCGCGTCCTCCATCCCCGCGCTCCTCCTGCTCGGCCCCGTGCTCGACGACCCGCGCTACGTCCTGGGCCCCGGCGCCGACACCCGCGTCCTGCTCGGCACGCTCCTCGACGTCGTCAACGCGGTCGCCTGCATCGCCACCGCCGTCGTCCTGCTGCCCCTGCTGCGCCACCGCGGCGAGGCGCGCGCCGTCGGGTTCCTCGCGGCGCGCCTCACGGAGGCGGCGATCATCCTCGTCGGCGTCGTCGCACTGCTCGCCGTCGTGACCCTGCGGCAGCAGGTGGGCGCCGGCGACCTGCCCGCCGACCCCGCGACCGCCACCGTCGCGGGCGCTCTCGTCGCCGTGCGCGACTGGACCTTCCTGCTCGGGCCGGGCCTCGTGTCCGCCGTCAACGCCGCGCTGCTCGGCTCGCTCCTGCTGCGCTCGGGCCTCGTCCCACGCCTGATCCCGGTGCTCGCGCTCGTCGGCGCCCCGCTCCAGGTGGTCTCCGTCGTGCTGACCGTCCTCGGCCTCAACCACCAGCTCTCGACGCTCTCCGCCGTCGCGGTCGCGCCGATCTTCCTGTGGGAGCTGTCGCTCGGCCTGCGCCTGGTCACCCGCGGGTTCGACGCGCCGCGGCACCCCGGTGGAGGTCGCGCCGAGGCGCCCGCGGCCCAGCCGGCCGTCACGTGA
- a CDS encoding alanine racemase, whose protein sequence is MIAVTTARARTLGERLDAATTGLPAPVVVVDADALDANAADLVRRAGGKPVRVASKSVRVRSVLEQVLALPGFAGVMAYAAAEAHWLVGHGVRDVLLGYPTVDTTAIDAVAADPTAAAAVTFMVDDTAQVDLLAAAAGRYRRRLRVCLDVDASLRVGRGPLTVHLGVRRSPLRTPEDVAALAVAVEQRGSLEVRGVMFYEAQVAGLPDTSPGVRLVKAASVRELARRRTDVVDAVAAALGHPLELVNAGGTGSLEVSAAAPRVTEVTAGSGLFVPTLFDGYRAFDARPAAYVGLDVVRLPGAGWATVFGGGYVASGPATPSRLPRPVWPAGLRLAPREGAGEVQTPLRVPARADLRIGDRVWFRHAKAGEVMERFTHVHLVRGDQVEATVPTYRGEGVCVG, encoded by the coding sequence ATGATCGCCGTGACGACGGCTCGGGCGCGCACCCTCGGGGAGCGGCTCGACGCGGCGACCACCGGGCTGCCGGCGCCGGTCGTCGTGGTCGACGCCGACGCGCTCGACGCGAACGCGGCGGACCTCGTGCGGCGCGCCGGCGGGAAGCCCGTCCGCGTCGCGAGCAAGTCCGTCCGCGTGCGCAGCGTGCTCGAGCAGGTGCTGGCCCTGCCGGGATTCGCGGGCGTCATGGCGTACGCGGCTGCCGAGGCGCACTGGCTCGTCGGGCACGGGGTCCGCGACGTCCTGCTGGGCTACCCCACGGTCGACACGACCGCGATCGACGCCGTCGCCGCCGACCCCACCGCCGCGGCGGCCGTGACCTTCATGGTCGACGACACGGCACAGGTGGACCTGCTGGCCGCCGCAGCGGGCCGGTACCGCCGACGGCTGCGCGTCTGCCTCGACGTGGACGCGTCGCTGCGCGTGGGCCGCGGCCCGCTCACCGTCCACCTCGGTGTGCGGCGCTCACCCCTGCGGACGCCGGAGGACGTCGCGGCCCTCGCCGTCGCGGTCGAGCAGCGCGGCTCCCTCGAGGTGCGCGGCGTCATGTTCTACGAGGCGCAGGTCGCCGGGCTGCCGGACACGTCCCCGGGGGTGCGGCTCGTCAAGGCCGCGTCCGTGCGGGAGCTCGCGCGGCGGCGCACCGACGTCGTCGACGCCGTCGCGGCGGCGCTCGGGCACCCGCTGGAGCTCGTCAACGCCGGGGGCACCGGGTCGCTGGAGGTGAGCGCCGCGGCGCCGCGGGTCACCGAGGTCACCGCCGGGTCGGGCCTGTTCGTCCCGACGCTGTTCGACGGGTACCGCGCGTTCGACGCGCGCCCCGCCGCGTACGTCGGCCTCGACGTCGTGCGCCTGCCCGGTGCGGGATGGGCGACCGTCTTCGGCGGCGGTTACGTCGCGTCCGGGCCGGCCACGCCGAGCCGGCTGCCGCGGCCCGTGTGGCCCGCCGGCCTGCGGCTGGCACCCCGCGAGGGCGCCGGTGAGGTGCAGACGCCGCTGCGGGTCCCCGCGCGCGCGGACCTGCGCATCGGTGACCGGGTGTGGTTCCGCCACGCCAAGGCGGGCGAGGTGATGGAGCGGTTCACCCACGTGCACCTCGTGCGGGGGGACCAGGTCGAGGCGACCGTCCCGACCTACCGGGGCGAAGGGGTCTGCGTCGGCTGA